Proteins from a genomic interval of Yarrowia lipolytica chromosome 1E, complete sequence:
- a CDS encoding uncharacterized protein (Compare to YALI0E32901g, similar to uniprot|P36035 Saccharomyces cerevisiae YKL217W JEN1 Carboxylic acid transporter protein homolog) has protein sequence MEAPNLSPASIRRYFATRLPTLIPQKLTPEEKKLLNPFPALALINKKTWLFIACAFCGWTWDAFDFFSVGLVAPEIAKSLNRSVTDITWGITLVLMLRSIGAVVFGIASDRYGRKWPFIVNLLCFIALELGSGFVQTYKQFLGVRAIYGIAMGGLYGNAAATALEDCPPQARGIISGFLQSGYALGYLLCVVFTRAIADTSPYGWRALFWFGSGPPVLFIIFRYFLPETETYLASKASQEEAGIEKKFWNGIKVTFKNYWLMFIYLVILMAGFNFMSHGSQDLYPTMLKNQRHFSADRSTVTNCVANFGAIAGGMLIGHFSTALGRRLSIMISCVIGGALIYPWAFVGNSAGTNAGVFFLQFFVQGAWGVVPIHLSELSPPELRSSMVGIAYQMGNLASSASSTIESKIGERFPLKNAKGEFEKGFYDYGKVMAIFMGCVFGFVLIVTFVGPENRGATMLTEDAQMMVDAEHRLDAEEKGDFENLERVDSEGKQMDNFVEEVAEPEGVYTGSHPPQYDSPYESK, from the coding sequence ATGGAAGCTCCTAATCTCTCGCCAGCTTCCATCCGGCGGTACTTCGCCACAAGATTGCCTACTCTCATCCCACAAAAGCTCACAcctgaagagaagaagctccTCAACCCCTTCCCTGCCCTGGCTCTTatcaacaagaagactTGGCTCTTTATTGCATGCGCTTTCTGCGGTTGGACTTGGGACGCTTTTGATTTCTTCTCGGTAGGTCTAGTGGCTCCCGAAATTGCCAAATCTCTTAACAGATCCGTCACCGATATTACTTGGGGTATCACTTTGGTTCTTATGCTTCGATCTATTGGTgctgttgtttttggtaTTGCTTCCGATCGTTACGGACGAAAGTGGCCCTTTATTGTCAACCTGCTGTGTTTCATTGCTCTCGAGCTGGGATCTGGGTTTGTTCAGACTTACAAACAGTTTCTTGGTGTCCGAGCCATCTACGGTATTGCTATGGGTGGTCTTTACGGTAACGCCGCTGCTACTGCTCTTGAAGATTGTCCTCCTCAAGCACGAGGTATCATTTCAGGTTTCCTTCAGAGTGGATACGCCCTGGGTTACTTGCTTTGTGTGGTATTCACTCGAGCTATTGCTGATACTTCTCCTTACGGATGGAGAGCTCTCTTCTGGTTCGGCTCTGGACCCCCAGTTCTTTTCATTATCTTCCGATACTTCCTGCCTGAAACTGAAACCTACCTTGCTTCCAAGGCGTCTCAGGAGGAAGCTGGAATCGAGAAGAAGTTCTGGAATGGAATCAAGGTTACTTTCAAAAACTACTGGCTCATGTTTATCTACCTTGTTATTCTCATGGCAGGCTTCAACTTCATGTCCCACGGCTCTCAAGACCTCTACCCCACTAtgctcaagaaccagcGTCATTTTAGCGCTGACCGAAGCACTGTTACCAACTGTGTTGCCAACTTTGGTGCAATTGCCGGCGGTATGTTGATTGGTCACTTTTCTACTGCTCTCGGTCGACGACTCTCCATCATGATCTCTTGTGTTATTGGAGGTGCTCTGATTTACCCTTGGGCCTTTGTTGGCAACTCTGCAGGAACAAATGCAGGCGTTTTTTTCCTCCAATTTTTCGTTCAGGGTGCTTGGGGTGTTGTTCCCATTCATCTTTCCGAGTTGTCTCCTCCTGAGCTTCGATCTTCCATGGTTGGTATTGCCTACCAGATGGGTAACctggcttcttctgcatcCTCCACTATCGAGTCTAAGATCGGTGAACGATTCCCTCTGAAGAACGCGAAGGGGGAGTTCGAGAAGGGTTTCTATGATTACGGTAAGGTTATGGCCATCTTCATGGGCTGCGTGTTCGGGTTTGTTCTTATTGTAACATTTGTTGGGCCCGAGAACCGAGGAGCCACCATGCTTACTGAGGACGCTCAGATGATGGTCGATGCGGAGCACAGACTGGACgccgaggagaagggtgACTTCGAGAACCTTGAGCGAGTCGACTCAGAGGGCAAGCAGATGGACAACTTTGTTGAAGAGGTCGCTGAGCCTGAGGGCGTGTACACTGGTTCTCACCCTCCCCAATATGACTCCCCCTACGAGTCCAAGTAA
- a CDS encoding uncharacterized protein (Compare to YALI0E32967g, weakly similar to uniprot|Q97P71 Streptococcus pneumoniae SP1772 Cell wall surface anchor family protein) gives MKFTQTTLLLISAVSAQDVLGGLFSEVGNQVNSAVGIAGSYAGVGASIAESYVKDGTSYAGDGISIAKTAIESARHDVDTALQGVKTKVDAVASGVRSDIKAGVTQVPSRIDDALSQVNTKLNEGLQAASSEFEIAKTAGASEASKANEAAKSYINEGLQGANSQFSVAKSLIDDEAKTGGSAWSGIVASVSKQMEDAQISASVTGSALASASEALSSAASAASTAESGSAVATSGASGSASGSASGSASGSASGSASSLSRSASSAAASASGSASASAASTGKENGANPMAATGMVAALALPLVAALL, from the coding sequence ATGAAGTTCACTCAGAccactcttcttctgaTCTCCGCCGTTTCCGCCCAGGATGTGCTTGGAGGCCTCTTCTCTGAGGTTGGCAACCAGGTCAACTCCGCTGTTGGCATTGCCGGCTCTTACGCCGGAGTTGGAGCTTCCATCGCTGAGTCCTACGTCAAGGACGGTACTTCTTACGCCGGAGACGGTATTTCCATCGCCAAGACCGCCATTGAATCTGCCCGGCACGATGTTGACACTGCTCTGCAGGGAGTTAAGACCAAGGTTGATGCCGTTGCCTCCGGTGTGCGATCCGATATCAAGGCCGGTGTTACCCAGGTGCCCTCTCGAATCGATGATGCTCTTTCTCAGGTCAACACCAAGCTCAACGAAGGTCTCCAGGCCGCCTCTTCCGAGTTTGAGATTGCCAAGACCGCTGGTGCCTCCGAGGCTTCTAAGGCCAACGAGGCCGCCAAGTCCTACATCAACGAGGGTCTCCAGGGCGCTAACTCCCAGTTTTCTGTTGCCAAGTCTCTGAttgacgacgaggccaagactGGAGGATCCGCGTGGTCTGGCATTGTTGCCTCTGTCTCCaagcagatggaggacGCCCAGATCTCCGCCTCTGTCACCGGTAGCGCCCTTGCTTCTGCCTCTGAGGCTCTCTCTTCGGCCGCCTCTGCTGCCTCCACCGCCGAGTCCGGCTCTGCTGTTGCCACTTCTGGTGCTTCTGGCTCCGCCTCTGGCTCTGCGTCTGGCTCTgcttctggctctgcttctggctctgcaTCTTCCCTTTCTCGATCCGCATCTTCGGCCGCCgcctctgcttctggatctgcctctgcttctgctgcctctACTGGTAAGGAGAACGGCGCCAACCCCATGGCTGCCACTGGCATGGTCGCTGCTCTTGCTCTTCCTCTGGTCGCTGCTCTTCTGTAA
- a CDS encoding uncharacterized protein (Compare to YALI0E32989g, no similarity): MSLYLLETKPPTEITLEDDGVQCKVDNVVFTFPMDDDVPFVPSSEPLQCYPLGGSAYVVLSSKDQVRRASVLFLDLKTSQIQWKSMKKVCPEFWSYGSHLAGVQDATSILDALKMVGDIQSKVKQVTEKQAFSASTESFGLNRLSLMGSIPPGFSDSTVVCSESFPRQSHLVILATNWPWISDKLPGFDDNRSDEKITIYIEAGSQAVDVLVDFIYGKPVKQMLNATIILELARFNSIPITINGKKHSNAHLPPGLWEECLQFEPIPQDFVRLWRIPYFKKRLESFFGQNRKAVMETDEVTYLSKEELLELLRL, translated from the coding sequence ATGTCTCTCTATCTGCTGGAAACCAAGCCTCCCACAGAGATCACCCTTGAGGATGACGGCGTTCAATGCAAGGTCGATAATGTCGTCTTCACTTTTCCCATGGATGACGATGTTCCTTTTGTCCCTTCCTCGGAACCTCTCCAGTGCTACCCTCTAGGTGGATCAGCCTATGTTGTGCTGTCCTCCAAGGACCAGGTCCGACGAGCCAGCGTGTTGTTCCTTGATCTCAAGACTAGTCAGATCCAATGGAAGAGCATGAAGAAGGTGTGTCCCGAGTTTTGGTCTTATGGAAGCCACTTGGCTGGAGTTCAGGATGCGACCTCCATTCTTGATGCTCTCAAGATGGTGGGCGATATTCAGAGCAAGGTGAAACAGGTTACCGAGAAGCAAGCGTTTAGTGCTTCAACCGAGTCTTTCGGACTGAACAGGCTGTCGCTAATGGGCTCTATCCCCCCCGGTTTCTCCGATTCAACTGTTGTATGCTCTGAATCGTTTCCTCGCCAAAGCCATCTGGTGATTCTCGCTACCAATTGGCCTTGGATCAGTGATAAGCTTCCCGGATTTGACGACAACAGAAGcgacgagaagatcacTATCTACATCGAGGCAGGCTCACAGGCAGTagatgtacttgttgacTTTATCTACGGAAAGCCCGTCAAGCAGATGCTGAACGCCACAATCATCCTAGAGCTGGCAAGATTCAACTCAATTcccatcaccatcaacgGTAAGAAGCATTCCAACGCACACCTGCCTCCAGGACTTTGGGAGGAGTGTCTTCAATTCGAGCCTATCCCTCAGGACTTTGTGAGACTGTGGCGGATCCCTTACTTCAAGAAGAGATTGGAAAGCTTCTTTGGACAGAACAGAAAGGCTGTCATGGAGACCGACGAGGTT